The Roseibium sp. Sym1 nucleotide sequence TCCCTGGCCTGGACGGAAGAGGTGGCGCGCTACCTCCTGATCCTGGTCTGTTTCCTGGGATCGATCACCGCCACACGGCGCGGATCACACATCACGCTGGAGTTCCTGTTGCGGCTGCTGCCTGCGCGCATGGCGAAGGTTCTGGCGGTCCTCGCCCAGGCAATCACCCTGAGTTTCTTCGGCGCGATGACCTGGATCGGCGTGGAGCTGACGCAGAAGACCCGTCAGAAAATGATCTCGCTGCCGATTCCGAAAGCCTGGATCTACACGATCTGCGTGGCCGCACTCGCCATCATGACACTTTATTCCATCCTGTGGCTGTGGCGCCGCCTGCGCCAGACACCCGAAGACATCGTCCAGTCACTGGACGAACACCTGATCAACGATTGAATTCAAGGAATTCCGTGAATGGCCATCGTGCTGATGATCCTTTTCCTGTTTGCGCTGATGATCATCGGCGTTCCGATCGCCGCAGCCCTCGGACTGGCGTCACTGGCCTTCATTGTCTTTGAAGGCCTGCCTCCGATGATCGTCCTGGCCAACATGGTCAACGGCATCAATTCCTTTCCGCTGATCGCGGTTCCCTTCTTTATCCTGGCCGGCAATTTGATGAACTCGGCCGGCATCACCACGCGCAT carries:
- a CDS encoding TRAP transporter small permease, translated to MTNSSEAVSETSGQDTAPSQEGRADGAPDLLKFEDKATDLSSLKWIDAPGIVVFWMLAVVVFLQFFTRYVLNDSLAWTEEVARYLLILVCFLGSITATRRGSHITLEFLLRLLPARMAKVLAVLAQAITLSFFGAMTWIGVELTQKTRQKMISLPIPKAWIYTICVAALAIMTLYSILWLWRRLRQTPEDIVQSLDEHLIND